A genomic region of Metopolophium dirhodum isolate CAU chromosome 1, ASM1992520v1, whole genome shotgun sequence contains the following coding sequences:
- the LOC132934656 gene encoding zinc finger MYND domain-containing protein 11-like — MGDKLFMAISRRRVSWPLAVQHLWDAVKVIRFQRQVPDIDRITKYMTKVHNMSSEEVERQLNYCVRDGLLILTKKVGIKGSKAGVETKGYKLPEEKAEKDSHDWYCFQCHSAGDVISCTSCYRVFHLSCIEKNDLPENDVKHKFICNICKNCASTKEAFKKIKKSQLNRLLYHTTGRLREKIPLPWSERKITTTAPSTYVSDRLQFQSHLKGSDLHFNKYCALKDKDPRRIDFLIFKIIDLQMIEDKAKDNEYKNVEEFRADILTFVHNIIIFHGVHSSLADYGRLMLRDCNRDLDEIMRCRYCYKYSIQKNTKFWFCKPCKPPHELVYAKQEDFPYWPAKVLKIEADMYEVRFFGSEHQLGIIDKTQIRPISVNIHTLQSQGRTSQWNKACEELRRHQLQLDKVIFGLATQSSSSSSSPSSEEEEEDPLKLKLKVSPILKRYERRNDKEQKISIKTGAKVETDTEESKSKDKLKRVKKKRGRPLSLDKKISPPKKVVKKSLIIKKTSTQKTLEKRARGRPLKVIEPIIEDSTPVKHLKTKVKITNENTNASEGINSSKNALPLKTNSSVKENITSTTERLKDPDVVENETVISSCQDLVQCNMNKIRAEMESEKHNAIEQLIEQHKKEIALLQVNHSIALSEVKKKQWCVNCELEATYHCCWNTAYCSAECQLIHWSSKHKWQCRQRI, encoded by the exons AGGAAGTTGAAagacaattaaattattgtgttcGAGATGGTCTTTTGATTTTAACCAAAAAAGTTGGTATTAAAGGTTCAAAAGCGGGAGTTGAAACCAAAGGATATAAACTTCCAGAAGAAAAA GCTGAAAAAGATAGTCATGATTGGTATTGTTTTCAATGTCACAGTGCTGGAGATGTGATAAGTTGTACATCTTGTTATCGAGTTTTCCATCTTTCGTGTATTGAAAAAAACGACTTGCCAGAAAACGATGTTAAGCATAAGTTCATTTGTAATATATGCAaa aattgtgCCTCTACTAAAGAAGCttttaaaaagattaaaaaaagcCAGCTTAACAGGCTTCTTTATCATACTACTGGTAGATTAAGAGAAAAA atacCTTTACCATGGTCAGAACGCAAAATTACTACTACTGCTCCATCAACATATGTTTCAGACAGACTTCAATTTCAGAGTCACCTAAAAGGTAGTGATTTGCATTTTAACAAGTATTGTGCATTAAAAGACAAAGATCCTCGGAGAatagattttcttattttcaa aattatagACCTTCAAATGATTGAAGATAAAGCTAAagataatgaatataaaaatgttgaagagTTCCGAGCAGATATATTAACCTttgttcacaatattattatttttcatggcg ttcatagCAGTCTAGCTGATTATGGCCGTTTAATGTTGAGGGATTGCAACCGAGATTTGGATGAGATAATGAGGTGCCGTTATTGTTACAAATattctatacaaaaaaatacaaaattttggTTCTGTAAACCGTGTAAGCCCCCACATGAACTAGTGTATGCAAAACAAGAAGATTTTCCATATTGGCCAGCAaaa gttttaaaaattgaagctGATATGTATGAAGTCAGATTTTTCGGTAGTGAACACCAACTTGGAATTATTGACAAAACTCAAATACGACCTATATCAGTGAACATTCATACCTTGCAG tctcAAGGTCGAACATCTCAATGGAACAAAGCATGTGAGGAATTGCGTCGCCATCAACTGCAATTGGACAAAGTTATATTTGGTCTTGCTACACAATCATCATCATCTTCCTCTAGTCCGTCTtcagaagaagaagaagaagaccCACTTAAACTTAAACTGAAGGTTTCACCTATTCTAAAACGTTATGAAAGAAGAAATGATAAAGAAcagaaaatatcaataaaaactgGGGCAAAAGTGGAGACAGATACCGAGGAATCAAAATCAAAAGACAAACTAaaacgtgtaaaaaaaaaacgaggtAGACCATTGTCTCTAGACAAAAAAATAAGTCCACCAAAAAAAGTTGTAAAGaaatctttaataattaaaaaaaccagTACTCAAAAAACTTTAGAAAAAAGAGCTAGAGGTAGACCCTTAAAAGTTATTGAACCTATAATTGAAGACAGTACTCCAGTCAAACATTTGaaaacaaaagttaaaattacaaATGAAAATACTAATGCATCTGAAggaattaattcatcaaaaaatgcTTTACCACTGAAAACAAATTCTTCagttaaagaaaatataacatCTACAACTGAAAGATTAAAAGACCCTGATGTCGTGGAAAATGAGACAGTTATTTCTTCATGTcaagatttagtacaatgtaatatGAACAAG attcgAGCTGAAATGGAAAGTGAAAAACATAATGCTATTGAACAACTAATTGAACAACATAAAAAGGAGATTGCTTTATTGCAAGTAAACCACAGTATTGCACTGTCCGAAGTAAAGAAAAAGCAAtgg tgtgtGAATTGTGAACTTGAAGCTACTTACCATTGTTGTTGGAATACAGCGTATTGTAGTGCTGAATGTCAACTAATTCATTGGAGTAGTAAACATAAATGGCAGTGTCGTCAAAGAATATAA
- the LOC132933562 gene encoding c-Myc-binding protein homolog has translation MAGDNPDDLHSQIQKNCYPINRMTEEITSYLEKTGVIAQITDVLRLLYEMDEKPVDPLEFMRTNMAEVVPEKVELTKLEEEYDTIMQEIAILQQENISMTNRLKELETNQSDNIAEMNSNENTVIGFSDNDMKMQGSAEKNNEK, from the exons atggcTGGAGATAATCCTGATGACCTACAT tctcaaatacaaaaaaactgttACCCAATCAATAGAATGACTGAAGAAATTACAAGTTATTTGGAAAAAACTGGTGTTATTGCTCAAATAACTGATGTTTTAAGGCTGTTGTACGAAATGGATGAAAAACCAGTTGATCCTCTCga atttatgCGTACGAACATGGCTGAAGTTGTCCCAGAAAAGGTGGAATTAACAAAGTTAGAAGAAGAGTATGATACCATAATGCAAGAGATAGCTATACTTCAACAAGAGAACATAAGTATGACGAACAGGCTAAAGGAATTAGAAACAAATCAAAGTGATAATATCGCAGAAATGAATTCCAACGAAAATACTGTTATTGGTTTTAGCGATAATGATATGAAAATGCAAGGAAGtgctgaaaaaaataatgaaaaatag